In Zonotrichia leucophrys gambelii isolate GWCS_2022_RI chromosome 11, RI_Zleu_2.0, whole genome shotgun sequence, the genomic window GGCAGAGCCTTAacaggttttttaaaaacagtttcaaaGGGTTAGATGGTCTTATGGGACAACTTAAAGAATTTGATAGAAGTATTAGATTAGCAGTTGATAGAAATACTTAAGATGGCAACTAGTAAGGGGAAGCCTGTTTATACACCAGAGGAACAAGTGACACTGAAGCTGAAGCTATTAAATGTCTGacagaaaaccaggaaaaaaaatctagataAATTGACTCAGATGCCCCCTATGTTAATCACACTGAAATTAATAATACAAAGTGATCAAGGCAAAATATGTTGGTGTCAGCTGAGGCAATATTGTGCCCCGTCTCCCTCATGCCAAAGGCAGGGTGTGCAGTGCCCCCTGATTCCTCCTGCATCCCCACTTCCCTCCCCGTGCTGAGCTGTACAGTGGGAGGGTTTGGTACCAGTTTCTGCCACTGAAATGCACAGGAGGACATTCCAGCACTGGTGCCCAGAGCCATCACAAGAGCCTGCAAGGCCCCACCAGACCTCAAGAGGTACTAAAGATCAAATTCTCTGTGGAGGGGTTGCCATCTGTGGCAACACTTCCAAGACATCTCAGTGTTGCCCGAatgataaaggacacaaaactcggataagttttgtgcggcgctttattgaagggcccgggggcctgcggactagcgtccccaaaaacagaaccccaaaattcacacatgggtgttttcctttcatacacaagcaattcataacaaagtctccaagaaacagtggcccttcgcaaagtctccaagaaacagtggaCCTTCGCCAAACTACggacccttgtaatacattccctagttcacgaacaaaatcataaatcttctacctgtcctattgtatgctatccccaaaccggttagtcttcttactctcctaccctggcttAATGTTTATTAGGTTTCTAAAGCTACTTGCCAGGGTTACACAAAACTCAATCACATaatatcaacggctacaaaattatttttacaaaccaattcacacaaaactcacaactaaactataataaaacattttgccaaatttcatttcttttccaacatttccccccttttgagCATCCTTCAGTCCTGCTGCAAGGATGCTCAACCAACGGTATTGACAGTAACATCTTCATAACAAGGTGGGGGATGTTCTTCGTTCTGCCACCCATGGGTCATCACCTTCAGCAACCGGATAGATCGCTTCCTTTCCTTTTCGATCACACCTAAAAGGCATCTGTATACAATCCATATAGtcaccaaaaataccaaaagcaTTAGTACATACTGTATAACGGAAGTAATCCAGCCAGACAGGTGAAGCCCCAACGAATCAAATACTGCTCCTATCCAATTATGCTGTGCTTCCCTTTcaatttccttggtttttgtttccactTCTGCCAATTGGGAAATATCTTTCTCTACTTCAAGTGTAACATTTGGAATGTGTACACAGCAATGATCTACTCTCCTACTCAGGTAACCACAAACTCCATGTTCTTTTAACAGTAGCAAATCCAATGCCATTCTGTTTTGTAAGGTCATTCTTGATGTAGCTTGCAATTGCAAATTTAGGTCTTTAAATCCCTTCTTAGTAGCTGCTGCCAATCTTTCTGTCTGTCCTAACAAGTTGTTGAGCATTTCCCTATTTCGATATGTTGCTATCGGAGGGAATAATGACTCTAATATCCACCCAAATTGTACTCCTGTGCCAGGTTCATGCCACTGCTCCTCTAGggattcttccctctttttaagTCCTTTCCTTTGAATCAATCTATTCTGCTTCCAGTATGGACACAATGTGGGAACCCCTAGGGTAATTTGTGTTACTGATCCATCTAAAGATAAATGTGTGGTCCACTGTCCGTGTCCCAACACCCAGACTAGATTTCCAGGACTGTGCACTGTAGTATATCTGCAATCTATAGGTCCATCCATGGAGTCTCTGGTAACCGTGTGATTATACCCCTTACACTCACATCcccattttaatgccattttcacCGGTACCAATCCAATTCGGTCTTCCGGTGTATCACATGTAAAAACCTCAGTACAATTCCAATCTTCTTTCTGCGGTCTGAACTCTCGGGAAGATGTAGACGTGATGATGGCCCTATAATGTGACTGATTCTTTACCCCTGACCATTGGATGCACCATTGTACTTCCCCAAGGTAACTATAGTGTTCCAAAACACTGGGTCCCCACAATGTCTTCCAACTTTTCCAGGTATCAAAATTCTGTGTGATATTCTGACAACTCATCTCATTTCGTTGGGATTTTGTTCTTATTCGTACTGTATTGCATGGCTCATCTACTGGGGTTGCAATCAAACACCTCCTGGTATTTTGAATCTAACTAAAATGatttggtttcatttcacaTTCTTCTTTAGTCATAGCTCGAGTGGTCATGCACAAATCTCTCTATACCTCTACTTGTTTAGGAACTGACTGGCAGGACTATGAAACATTCTTGAATGATTCAGGCATTTTGGTTACCGGTATTATTCCCCAGGGAATTggttcacctgcagcctgtggtaatGGCAGACAAGCTGTTATTTTAGTCACGTTCTGCATGATCCCAAAATCTCTAATTAATCCTACCACTAGGTTTTCCTGCTCAGCATTTCGTTCTATTGTATCATTAGCCTCCTGTCTTCTCCTTCCACCGTGTCCCTGTGAGGATGACATCATTCTGTCATGCCTCCACCATGCATTCCCTATTCTAGGATTAGTGACATTCAACCACCCACAACCTTtgcctcccttctcccaccaGCTGGTCCCGTCCTCTACTCCATCCCAGGTCAGTTCCCTATTTTGCTTCCTCCCAGCACGATCCCTTGTCCATGGCAAAACCCTCATACTCACTCTTTTGTAATCAAAACTATCCAGTATTTTGACCAAGCATGTATATTCTCCCGTATCGTTTGTGGTTACCTTAGTAAGATTCAGTACCGTGTTTCCTTGTTGTTTATCCTGATCCCAACCGACTTCTATCTTGCCTCAGCTTCTTTCAGCCCCCCGTTGCCATACTGCAATAACTTCACCGGCCTCAACTTTCTGGCTGTGAAACATAACACAAGTTAATTAAACATCCATCCCTTCCATGGCGGTAACCTTTGTTTCTTTAACCTGTACTAAAATAGACCCTTGAACGGGTACCAGTCTCATGATTACTAGCAGCAATATAATTAAGAAGGCGGCTTTGCGCGGAAGATCATCCGGGTTGGAGACACTATCTGGGTTTCCCATTGGAACGGTGCCTTCTTTACCCTGGTGTAATGGATCCAAGCGTCCATCCCCTGGACCTTCACCACCGTGTAGGTCGTCATCATCACCTGGTGGGGTCTGCTCCATGATTCCCGTAGCGGATCCGTAATCCACTTCTTGATGTACACTTGGTCCCCAGGCTGGATGTCGTGGACAGAGTTCTCCAGCGTGAGCGGTTTATTCCACTGTAACGTATTTCTTAAAGAATTCAAGATTTTATTAAGTGACATAACATATTCTGCAATTGCCTGATCCCCACTCACATGTACCTCCCCTTTTAATACAGTTGCATGATATGGTTTGCCGTATAGTATCTCATATGGACTTACGCCTACCTTTTCCCTTGGTTTAATTCGAATCCTGAGTAGGGCCAAAGGCAAAGCCTGAGGCCAGTGCAGTTTAGCTTCCTGGCAAATCTTTTTGATTTGTCCTTTCAGAGTTTGATTCATTCTTTCCACCTGCCCACTAGACTGAGGTCTCCAGGGAGTATGCAAATTCCAGGTTATGTCTAACATCCGTGCTAATTCCTGCACTACCCCGGCTATAAAATGTGGACCCCTATCTGACGACAATCCTAAGGGTACTccaaatcttggtattatttcttttaacaaggTTTTTACCACCTCCTTAGCCTGATTAGTTCTACACGGAAaagcttctggccaccctgaaaacgTACATACATACACTAACAAGTATCTGTATCCCTGTGCCCTAggcaattcagaaaaatcaacttgCCAATAATCTCCTGGTTGTGGCCCAATTTGCAACTTTCCCATTTGTATTTGTCTCCTAActactggattatttttcaaacataccAGGCACATTGCATTAATTCTTTTTGCCATTGTTAACATCTGATTAGAGATTatctcattctttaaaaattttaccaaTGCTTCTGTTCCCCAATGGCATTTATTATGTTCtgattccaaaataaatttcattatgcGAGTCGGTACCACTATTTGTCCCATCGGCGTAACATACCACCCGAGCTGATTCCTCTGTGCCCCTAGCAAGTTTATTAGTTTTCCATCTTCTATTGAATATTTGGGCTCCTGATTCAGGTACGGGGTAGCCGGATTTGTTCTTACCGGTACCAATGCCATTTGAGTCCATACTTCCCGTGCCACTTGCCGTGCTGTAACATCAGCAAATCGATTTCCTCTGTAAACTTCTCCTTCTGCATTCTGATGTCCTCTAACATGCATTACTGCAACTGCTTTGGGACTATGTACCGCATCCAGTAGCTGTAGCACTTCTTCCCGGTGCTTGATATTGGTTCCCTGTGAATTCAAAAGCCCCCTTTCTTTCCATAACGCCCCATGCACATGAACCACACCAAAGGCATATTTAGAATCTGTCCAAATATTAACCCTTTTGTCCTTGCTCAAGTACAGAGCTCTGGTGAGTCCAATCACCTCTGCCTTCTGGGCTGAAGTTCCAGGTAACAAAGCCTTTGCTTCTATTACCTGATCCGATGTTACCACTGCATACCCAGCATAGCGAGTCCCATTCTCAACAAAACTGGATCCATCAGTGTATAGTTCCCATTCAGGGTCTTCCAATGGTTCATCCTTTAGGTCGGGTCTGCTGGCATACACTTGTTCAATTACCTCCACGCAATCGTGCACCAGTCCCCCAGCCTCCTGGTCACTGCGTAAAAACTCTGCTGGATTAACATGGTTAGTAGTCTTTATTTCAATATCATCCTGTTCTCTCAGGATAGCCTGGTATTGCAACATTCGACTTGATGATAGCCAGTGACCCCCCCTTTTGCTCCAAAACAGCCATGACCATATGGGGaacaaacactttcatttttgccCCCAAAGTCAATTTCCGGGCCTCCTGAATAAGGATTATTGTTGCTGCCACGGCTCGTAAACACGAGGGCCACCCGGAACTTACCAAATCCAGTTGTTTAGAGAAGTATCCTACTGGCCTCTTCCATGATCCCACCTTCTGGGTGAGGACCCCCAATGCCAGTTTTTGCCTCTCATTTACATATAACTGGAATTCCTTGGTCAGGTCAGGGAGTCCTAGGGCTGGGGCCTCCTTTAGTGCCTGCTTCAATTCCTGGAAGGCCTTCTTTTGTTGTGTCGTCCATTCCAACCGATGCTGCTTCAAGGCCTCATACAGTGGCTTGGCTAGGAGACCAAAGTTCATGATCCACAGTCGACACTATCCCACCATTCCTAGAAAAGATCTCAATTCCTGATGGTTGCGAGGCAAAGGAATAGCACATATTGCCTCTATTCGGTTAACTCCCAAACGTCTCTGCCCTTGTGTGATCTCACAACCGAGATAAATAACACTATTTTTGATCAATTGAGCTTTTTCCTTAGAGACCTTATACCCTGCTTGGCCAAGCATATTAAGTAATTTAATTGTTAATTCCACACACATGTCCCTTTCCTTAGTGGCCAGAAAAATGCCGTCCACGTACTGCAGGACTACATACAAGGATGGAGGTATTGTTACCTGGGTTATCTtccattcctccagctccttggccAGTTGATTTCCAAAAATAGTGGGGCTGAGCTTAAACCCTTGTGGCAGTCTGGTCCACGTAAGCTGCCTCTTTCTCCCAGAATCAGGACTCTCCCactcaaaggcaaaatatttcctactcTCTACTGCCAGTGGGATGCAGAAGAAAGCATCTTTAAGATCAATCACAGAGAACCATTTAAACTCCTCCGATACAGATGTTAACAATGTATAAGGATTAGCAACAACTGGATGTATGTCCTTTACTATTTCATTAATCGCTCTCAAGTCCTGTACCAAACGATATTTACCATTAggctttttcactggaaaaattggAGTATTATACTCCGATTCACATTCCTGTAATATTCCTTGAAccaaaaattgtttaattaacGGGGCTACTCCCCTCCTTGCCTCAAGCTTCAAGGGGTATTGCTTTACCCTCACTGGTCGGGCCCCTTCCTTAAGTTCCACTTTTACTGGCTGGGCAGCTTTAGATTTCCCGGGGACCCCCGACTCCCACACCCAGGGTACTACAGCCTGCTCAATTTCTTCTGGAATAGGAGAGGCATCTACTTCCTTAATCACAAAAATGCCTGCTATTTGTTCCTCAGGTATCTCCAATTtcacccttcccccttcaaatattattttcacattaagtCGGGACAATAGGTCTCTGCCAAGAAGGGGTGTGGGGCAATTTGGCATATACAAAAATTGATGATCCAATTCCTTCCCCCGAACCTAAGATTTAAAGGTTGTAAAAATGGTTGTTCCTCTAGCTTCCCTGTTGCCCCCACCACCTGTACAGTTGTGTCACTCAAAGGTCCTAATAATCTATTAAGTACAGAATATGTAGCTCCAGTGTCTACCATAAATTCCTGACCCTTCCCATCTATCTCTAAAACTACCCTCAGGTCTTTGTCTAGTCAGCTTTGATTCTGATAATTTCCCAAAACTAGTGCTTGAGCTGCCTCTGTTGGTCCTCCCGTAAATCTTCCCACATGAGTATTCCCAACTAACCCCATATTCTCCCCTCTAACCGGgcattcatttttccagtgcCCCAATTGTCGGCAAAATGCACACTGGTTTGGATCCAACCTCCCCGTGTTAGGTGcaaacccaaatcctccccGACCTCTCATCATCCCCCTCTGTCCGCGATTAGCTCCTCCCCGACCTCGTCCCCTAAtgaattttcctcctgcccctgtctgTTGCATTACAGCCAAAATACTAGCTTGTTgtctttttgcagtttctttttccctgttgttgtATACCTTCCATGCTACCTCCAACATTTTATCCAAATTCCGAGTATCCTCCCCTTCCagcttttgtaactttttcctaatatcctctTGTGATTGCCCTAAAAACAATAATGCCAATTGAAGTTTCCCTGATTGATCTTCTACATCTAAATTAGTAAACTTCCGAGCCGTGTCTTTTAACCGTTCCAAAAAGGCAGACGGAGACTCATTCTTGTCCTGCTTGACCGAATACAACTTAGACCAATTCATAGTCTTAGGTATTCCTGTTCTAATTCCTTCCACCAACAATTCCTGATATCGTTTTACAGCCCTTATTCCTCCCGTAGAGTTTGGATCCCACCTGGGTTCCTCACTTGGCACCAATTCATCAACTGTTTCATTTAGTTGTCGCAACCTAATCTCCTCACGAGCTTTTTCTCTCATAGCTTTAATAACCATCTCTTTTTCTGTAGAATCCATTATAGTATCCAATAATACCTGTAAATCATTCTAGTCCGGATTCTGAGTTTTTATCACCATTTTAACCACCCTTGCTACCCTTTCGGGATCCTCCCGGTAACTTCCAGCCGATTGTTTCCATATTACCAAGTCCCGTGGAGAGAAAGGCACCTTTATAAGTATCCTTTCTCCCTGTGGTCCCACAGCTTCCCTTAACGGCGCAATTAACTGTGGCCccttctgccccttccttccttggcGAGTCCGCTCTGCTAACGGAGTCCTTTTATTACTTTCACTCTTTTCAGTATCACTGTCACTCTCACTAGATGCCCTTTTTATAGTTATGTCAGCAGGAGGAGCAAAAGGTACATTAGGAACAACCGGACCCCTTGGAGGTGCTACACAATAGGACAAATCTTCTTCAATCGGGGGATACAAATCACGCTCCTTTCTTTCTCTACATCCAACACACCTGCTCTCATCATTCATCtgtaaaaccaaaataccacaCTCCTTTTGCCATTCTTCTTTCCGATATAAAAcgaaaaacaaatctaaatatgctatttcatcccatttctcATTCCTCCTTAAAAAGTGCATCAAAGATTCCATTATCTCCAATTCCAGTGTACCATTCACTGGCCATCCCACTTCCCCAATCTCATATTCAGGCCACCAACGGTTACAATAATCTATCATTTTGCTCTTATCTAACTCTTGAGAAAAGCCTTCACCTTTCCACCTTTTCAATATACAACCTAATGGCGtatttccaggtatttttccaTTGGCCTGCaccaaagttttaaaagttttaaaagacatcATATTACAgcctttaactttttttttttttttttttttttttttttttttttttcctattccacCTTTAGTCCCAATAAACCAATATACCTTTTCGCCGTCCTTCCCCAAGAAAAGACAATAGGAGGCGAATTCCGGACCTGCGTACCTTAGACGTCTTATGGCCGGAGCCTAGCCTTTTTTCCATTAACCACCAAACCCAAATCCAATTATCACCTTTTCCAATATAAAGCACCTTCGGGCTTACCTTCTGCAGTCGTCCGACAGGCGCAGGGGGTCGGGCACGACCCGATGACTCCTCCGAGAAGTGCTCGGCGCCGGCTTGGAGTGGATTGAGATGCGAGCCGCCCCAGGTGCCCTCGGAGTCCTGCCGCGGTCGCCAGAAAACTGTTGCCCGAatgataaaggacacaaaactcggataagttttgtgcggcgctttattgaagggcccgggggcctgcggactagcgtccccaaaaacagaaccccaaaattcacacatgggtgttttccttttatacacaagcaattcataacaaagtctccaagaaacagtggcccttcgcaaagtctccaagaaacagtggaCCTTCGCCAAACTACggacccttgtaatacattccctagttcacgagcaaaatcataaatcttctacctgtcctattgtatgctatccccaaaccggttagtcttcttactctcctaccctggcttAATGTTTATTAGGTTTCTAAAGCTACTTGCCAGGGTTACACAAAACTCAATCACATaatatcaacggctacaaaattatttttacaaaccaattcacacaaaactcacaactaaactataataaaacattttgccaaatttcatttcttttccaacatcAGCAGGGAAACAGTTGCCATTTTTGTACTAAGAAAGAACATTTAAAGCCTCCATTCATTTTACTTTTGAAGTTGGATAGGAGTTACGGAGGTAAATAATTATTAACTTTCTGGTTTGCTACACATTTCTTTTAGCAGATTCTGCCTCTGTCTCAACTATCCCATTCATTAAATGGTGTTACCATCAATTTCATCCTTCACGTGagaatctttaaaataaatctacAAAAACTGTTAAGCTCTTAAAAAACAATGTTTAAATATCAGAGAAGAGGGAACTTGTATATTgcttaaaagaaacaaaagaagaaaagaaatcaaaacgTATGcttttaaggctttttttttcctaattatgAATATCTTCATATTTCATAAAAATGTGACTTTATATACTTACATTAAATTTGTTAGATTTTTCATATAATGcgtatttctgaaaaaaatgcatgttGCTAACAAAAAATGAACGTTAACTAAGAGACAGTTACACACATTTTATTCTTCTGGAAGTGGAAAATCCAAGCACATAAATCAAAATGACCCTAAAGCAGTGACCAGCATGCCCTAAGCAGATCAACAGTGGTTTCATTGACCTCCAGACTCATAAGGGTCATATTTTCACACAGATGAACTGGTCTTGAACTGCCTTGCCATTGCACTGTGCACAAAGGGACCTCAACCACAAAGTGTCTCTGCTTTCTGTT contains:
- the LOC135452979 gene encoding LOW QUALITY PROTEIN: uncharacterized protein LOC135452979 (The sequence of the model RefSeq protein was modified relative to this genomic sequence to represent the inferred CDS: deleted 1 base in 1 codon), coding for MDSTEKEMVIKAMREKAREEIRLRQLNETVDELVPSEEPRWDPNSTGGIRAVKRYQELLVEGIRTGIPKTMNWSKLYSVKQDKNESPSAFLERLKDTARKFTNLDVEDQSGKLQLALLFLGQSQEDIRKKLQKLEGEDTRNLDKMLEVAWKVYNNREKETAKRQQASILAVMQQTGAGGKFIRGRGRGGANRGQRGMMRGRGGFGFAPNTGRLDPNQCAFCRQLGHWKNECPVRGENMGDLLSRLNVKIIFEGGRVKLEIPEEQIAGIFVIKEVDASPIPEEIEQAVVPWVWESGVPGKSKAAQPVKVELKEGARPVRVKQYPLKLEARRGVAPLIKQFLVQGILQECESEYNTPIFPVKKPNGKYRLVQDLRAINEIVKDIHPVVANPYTLLTSVSEEFKWFSVIDLKDAFFCIPLAVESRKYFAFEWESPDSGRKRQLTWTRLPQGFKLSPTIFGNQLAKELEEWKITQVTIPPSLYVVLQYVDGIFLATKERDMCVELTIKLLNMLGQAGYKVSKEKAQLIKNSVIYLGSKPLYEALKQHRLEWTTQQKKAFQELKQALKEAPALGLPDLTKEFQLYVNERQKLALGVLTQKVGSWKRPVGYFSKQLDLVSSGWPSCLRAVAATIILIQEARKLTLGAKMKVFVPHMVMAVLEQKGGHWLSSSRMLQYQAILREQDDIEIKTTNHVNPAEFLRSDQEAGGLVHDCVEVIEQVYASRPDLKDEPLEDPEWELYTDGSSFVENGTRYAGYAVVTSDQVIEAKALLPGTSAQKAEVIGLTRALYLSKDKRVNIWTDSKYAFGVVHVHGALWKERGLLNSQGTNIKHREEVLQLLDAVHSPKAVAVMHVRGHQNAEGEVYRGNRFADVTARQVAREVWTQMALVPVRTNPATPYLNQEPKYSIEDGKLINLLGAQRNQLGWYVTPMGQIVVPTRIMKFILESEHNKCHWGTEALVKFLKNEIISNQMLTMAKRINAMCLVCLKNNPVVRRQIQMGKLQIGPQPGDYWQVDFSELPRAQGYRYLLVYVCTFSGWPEAFPCRTNQAKEVVKTLLKEIIPRFGVPLGLSSDRGPHFIAGVVQELARMLDITWNLHTPWRPQSSGQVERMNQTLKGQIKKICQEAKLHWPQALPLALLRIRIKPREKVGVSPYEILYGKPYHATVLKGEVHVSGDQAIAEYVMSLNKILNSLRNTLQWNKPLTLENSVHDIQPGDQVYIKKWITDPLRESWSRPHQVMMTTYTVVKVQGMDAWIHYTRVKKAPFQWETQIVSPTRMIFRAKPPS